From Streptomyces sp. 6-11-2, one genomic window encodes:
- a CDS encoding Tat pathway signal sequence domain protein yields MRRTILTAAAVACTAVLAGTAPAFADGAAPSPVPTTAATPSPVPTRAATPAPAPEPTRAPVHDQVRAVPAGAPDTGVTTPAQESGSRDNLIGGGAGVALVMAGGAVLVVRRRRATGA; encoded by the coding sequence ATGCGCCGAACCATCCTCACCGCCGCGGCAGTTGCCTGTACCGCCGTGCTGGCGGGAACCGCACCCGCCTTCGCCGACGGGGCCGCTCCCTCCCCGGTCCCCACCACGGCAGCGACCCCCTCCCCGGTCCCGACCAGGGCGGCCACCCCCGCTCCGGCCCCCGAACCGACCCGTGCCCCGGTCCATGACCAGGTCCGCGCGGTACCGGCGGGCGCGCCCGACACCGGTGTCACCACCCCCGCCCAGGAATCCGGCTCCCGGGACAACCTGATCGGCGGCGGCGCCGGCGTGGCGCTCGTCATGGCCGGCGGGGCCGTCCTCGTCGTCCGCCGCCGCCGGGCGACCGGGGCATGA
- a CDS encoding DUF6343 family protein has protein sequence MSGTNPGRREERTTRRDFGTIGRRSPRTGTEPVTARSPLGLRLLLSGVFVPIFAAATAYFAVWAVESGPGKSPGPGPLTTVAAVCGVLALIAVIDLVVVVRRLRRERGAASTTRREAG, from the coding sequence ATGAGCGGAACGAATCCGGGTCGACGTGAGGAACGGACGACCCGAAGGGACTTCGGAACGATCGGCCGCCGCTCCCCTCGGACCGGCACGGAACCGGTTACCGCGCGGAGCCCGCTCGGACTGCGCCTGCTTCTGTCCGGCGTGTTCGTCCCGATCTTCGCCGCGGCGACCGCGTACTTCGCGGTGTGGGCGGTCGAATCGGGGCCGGGGAAGAGCCCCGGGCCCGGCCCGCTGACCACCGTCGCCGCGGTGTGCGGGGTGCTCGCCCTCATTGCGGTGATCGATCTGGTGGTCGTCGTGCGACGGCTGAGGCGTGAACGAGGCGCCGCCTCGACCACACGTCGAGAGGCCGGGTGA
- a CDS encoding PP2C family protein-serine/threonine phosphatase yields the protein MTDVGASGVFEGVRGHPRRALVALPFVLIAVVSLTDALTPPYVELGPLLMAAPAISAAFAGPRLTALVSVLAVGSRLAVASLQHTVGEASRNGGIAALAAGAIVVVTFTAVRDRHRRVLSQVRSVSETAQKVLLRPLPDRIGPLTVASVYLAAEAEAQIGGDLYAAARTRTSTRLLIGDVRGKGLAAVGDAAMLLGSFYGFAYRQASLPALAAHLDSSVGWDPHGGADNGEERFITAVLLDFPDHGGCVHVVNCGHPPPLKLHRGTVVPLDRSPSAPPLGLGEFNGGEYVLDKFPFGEDDLLLLYTDGVVEARDESGTFYRLTERLATWGERTPDDLLRRLRRDLLAYVGGRLTDDAAAVAVMCTPPYPHPSVAPGAQRG from the coding sequence ATGACGGACGTGGGAGCCAGCGGCGTCTTCGAGGGGGTGCGGGGGCATCCGAGGCGTGCCCTCGTGGCCTTGCCGTTCGTGCTGATCGCGGTGGTCTCCCTCACGGACGCGCTGACTCCGCCGTACGTGGAGCTCGGACCGCTGCTGATGGCGGCGCCCGCCATCAGCGCCGCGTTCGCCGGCCCCCGGCTCACGGCGCTGGTCAGCGTCCTGGCCGTGGGCTCCCGGCTCGCGGTGGCCTCGCTTCAGCACACGGTGGGGGAGGCGAGCCGAAACGGGGGAATCGCCGCGCTGGCCGCCGGCGCGATCGTGGTGGTCACCTTCACGGCCGTACGCGACCGGCACAGGCGCGTGCTGAGTCAGGTACGCTCCGTGTCCGAAACCGCGCAGAAGGTCCTGCTGCGGCCGCTGCCGGACCGTATCGGGCCGCTGACGGTCGCCTCGGTCTACCTCGCCGCCGAAGCCGAGGCACAGATCGGCGGTGACCTGTACGCCGCGGCGCGCACCCGCACCAGCACCCGGCTGCTCATCGGCGACGTCCGGGGCAAGGGGCTGGCGGCGGTCGGGGACGCCGCGATGCTGCTCGGGTCCTTCTACGGATTCGCCTACCGCCAGGCATCCCTCCCCGCCCTCGCGGCCCACCTGGACAGCAGCGTCGGATGGGATCCGCACGGCGGCGCAGACAACGGCGAGGAGCGCTTCATCACGGCGGTGCTCCTCGACTTCCCCGACCACGGCGGCTGCGTCCACGTGGTCAACTGCGGGCACCCTCCGCCGCTCAAACTGCATCGCGGCACGGTGGTGCCGCTCGACCGCAGCCCGTCGGCGCCGCCGCTCGGACTCGGCGAGTTCAACGGCGGCGAATACGTCCTCGACAAGTTCCCCTTCGGGGAGGACGACCTGCTGCTGCTCTACACCGACGGCGTTGTCGAGGCCCGCGACGAATCCGGCACCTTCTACCGGCTCACCGAACGTCTCGCCACCTGGGGCGAGCGCACGCCCGACGACCTGCTCCGGCGGCTGCGCCGCGACCTCCTCGCATACGTCGGGGGCCGGCTCACCGATGACGCGGCGGCCGTCGCGGTCATGTGCACGCCGCCATACCCGCACCCGTCCGTCGCGCCGGGCGCACAACGGGGGTAG
- a CDS encoding GNAT family N-acetyltransferase, with protein MADHLHPPPPAVVRLTHYAEAEKTEILGAGTDPFGVAYTGLTWLPKDHHFGVRLGGRLVAHAGLLRLTVSIGGDSTEVVGVGGVAVAPDVRGRGLARQVVAAALDHARTMGPQHGLLFCRRPLVPLYERLGWRALDQDVHVEQPDGPVLMPLRTMVTPLRDRAGWPDGTVRLLSFPM; from the coding sequence ATGGCTGATCACCTCCATCCCCCGCCACCGGCGGTAGTACGGCTCACGCACTACGCGGAGGCCGAGAAGACGGAAATCCTCGGTGCCGGCACCGATCCCTTCGGCGTCGCGTACACAGGACTCACCTGGCTGCCGAAGGACCACCACTTCGGCGTCAGGCTGGGAGGCCGTCTCGTGGCGCATGCCGGCCTGCTCAGGCTGACCGTGTCCATCGGCGGTGACAGCACCGAGGTGGTGGGCGTCGGCGGAGTGGCCGTCGCACCGGACGTGCGGGGGCGCGGACTGGCGCGCCAAGTCGTCGCGGCGGCCCTGGACCACGCACGGACGATGGGACCGCAGCACGGACTTCTCTTCTGCCGACGGCCCCTCGTCCCCCTCTACGAACGGCTCGGCTGGCGAGCGCTGGACCAGGACGTGCATGTCGAGCAACCCGACGGGCCCGTGCTGATGCCGCTGCGGACCATGGTCACGCCCCTGCGCGACCGGGCAGGCTGGCCGGACGGAACCGTACGCCTGCTGTCCTTCCCCATGTGA
- a CDS encoding 6-phosphofructokinase: MRVGVLTGGGDCPGLNAVIRSVVRKGAQEYAWEFVGIADGWGGAVKDVTRPLDVAAVRGILPLGGTILGSSRTNPLRLDRGIDRIRETLRAHEIDALVVIGGEDTLSVASALSDAGVDLVGVPKTIDNDVGGTDYTFGFDTAVGIATEAIDRLHTTAESHKRTLVVEVMGRHSGWIALHAGVAGGANAILIPEVEFDLDRVCAWVERRFEINYAPIVVVAEGAVPRAGQMVVKDESRDEFGHVRLSGIGDWLARELESRTEKEARTTVLGHVQRGGTPSAYDRWLATRFGLHAVEALRDGAFGTMVALRGTDVVRVPLADVAGTNKLVPMELYEEFDVFFGT, translated from the coding sequence ATGCGGGTGGGAGTGCTGACCGGAGGCGGTGACTGCCCCGGTCTGAATGCGGTGATCCGCAGTGTCGTACGCAAGGGTGCGCAGGAGTACGCCTGGGAGTTCGTCGGGATCGCGGACGGCTGGGGCGGTGCCGTCAAGGACGTCACCCGTCCCCTGGACGTCGCGGCCGTGCGCGGGATCCTTCCGCTCGGCGGCACGATCCTCGGCTCCTCCCGCACCAATCCGCTCCGGCTCGACAGGGGCATCGACCGCATCCGCGAGACTCTCCGCGCGCACGAGATCGACGCCCTCGTCGTCATCGGCGGCGAGGACACGCTCAGCGTCGCGAGCGCGCTGTCCGACGCGGGGGTCGACCTGGTCGGCGTGCCCAAGACCATCGACAACGACGTGGGCGGCACCGACTACACCTTCGGCTTCGACACCGCGGTCGGCATCGCGACCGAGGCCATCGACCGCCTGCACACCACCGCGGAGTCGCACAAGCGCACCCTGGTCGTCGAGGTGATGGGGCGCCACTCGGGGTGGATCGCGCTGCACGCGGGCGTCGCGGGCGGCGCGAACGCCATCCTCATCCCGGAGGTGGAGTTCGATCTCGACCGGGTGTGCGCCTGGGTGGAGAGGCGTTTCGAGATCAACTACGCGCCGATCGTCGTCGTGGCGGAGGGGGCGGTCCCACGGGCCGGGCAGATGGTGGTCAAGGACGAGTCGCGCGACGAGTTCGGGCACGTGCGCCTGTCCGGCATCGGCGACTGGCTGGCCCGGGAGCTGGAGAGCCGCACCGAGAAGGAGGCGCGTACGACGGTGCTCGGCCACGTCCAGCGGGGCGGCACGCCGTCCGCCTACGACCGGTGGCTCGCCACCCGCTTCGGTCTGCACGCCGTGGAGGCCCTCAGGGACGGCGCCTTCGGCACGATGGTGGCCCTGCGCGGCACGGACGTCGTACGCGTCCCGCTCGCGGACGTGGCGGGCACGAACAAGCTGGTCCCCATGGAGCTGTACGAGGAGTTCGACGTCTTCTTCGGCACCTGA
- a CDS encoding universal stress protein, translated as MTRFLVAGIDASRESLVAGEWAAEEAARRGLELRLVHAVPAPADDIVDPPVALSWQRSGEEVLGRAEAGLAAVSPGVAMSGVQVAGSAPAALLSAARTAELLVVGARGDGGFDDLAVGSTALAVASGAPCPVAVVPRPPATALHEAEVAVGVGDVRTAAGSPLDFAFGAARLGEARLRAVHAWSLGGAPIWTALAVPEEDRATWEDEEVQRLSDVLREPRERYPDVSVLPDVVLLHPAYALVHASRRAGLLVVGRRASPRAAEQRLGPVAHAVLHHAHCPVVVVPHG; from the coding sequence ATGACCCGATTCCTCGTGGCCGGGATCGACGCGTCCCGGGAGAGCCTCGTCGCGGGCGAGTGGGCGGCCGAGGAGGCGGCCCGCCGCGGTCTGGAGCTGCGTCTGGTGCACGCCGTGCCCGCTCCCGCCGATGACATCGTCGATCCGCCGGTCGCCCTCTCCTGGCAGCGGTCCGGCGAGGAGGTGCTGGGGCGCGCCGAGGCCGGTCTCGCCGCCGTGAGCCCCGGTGTGGCGATGAGCGGCGTGCAGGTGGCCGGCTCCGCTCCGGCCGCGTTGCTCTCCGCCGCCCGGACGGCCGAACTCCTCGTCGTCGGGGCCCGGGGGGACGGCGGATTCGACGACCTCGCGGTGGGCTCGACGGCGCTGGCGGTGGCGAGTGGCGCGCCCTGTCCCGTGGCGGTCGTGCCCCGGCCTCCCGCCACCGCCCTGCACGAGGCGGAGGTGGCCGTGGGTGTCGGCGACGTCCGCACGGCGGCCGGGTCCCCTCTGGACTTCGCCTTCGGCGCCGCTCGACTCGGTGAGGCCCGGTTGCGGGCCGTGCACGCGTGGTCCCTCGGCGGCGCCCCGATCTGGACCGCGCTCGCGGTACCCGAGGAGGACCGGGCGACGTGGGAGGACGAGGAGGTCCAGCGGCTGTCCGACGTGCTCCGGGAGCCGCGCGAGAGGTACCCGGACGTCTCCGTGCTGCCCGACGTCGTCCTGCTCCACCCGGCCTACGCGCTGGTGCACGCCTCGCGGCGGGCCGGCCTGCTCGTCGTCGGCCGGCGTGCGAGCCCGCGGGCGGCCGAGCAGCGGCTGGGTCCCGTGGCCCATGCCGTCCTGCACCACGCCCACTGCCCGGTGGTCGTCGTGCCCCACGGGTGA
- a CDS encoding GAF domain-containing protein, translating into MRLPQLRLDELLGELQARLDAARGTRDRVHSLLEAVLAVGRELDLEQVLYSIVDAAATLVDAEYAALGVIGPDGRRLSAFHTVGVGEEQIGRIGAYPEGHGILGELIRHPEPLRLAKLSEHPASYGFPEHHPPMNTFLGVPIRVREQVFGNLYLTEKRGGLEFDEDDESVLATLAVAAGVAIDNARLYEESRLRERWLRAMAEITQSLMSGADQAEVLGLIAERAREITGAALAAMSTPVKGTGTLSVELAIGQEADAHRGLVLPVQGTLTGEAFAGGVPVSSPDITRDPRVTAGPPRFSGLGPAVAVPVGDPGDHVRGVVLLVREAGGTDFSGKELELLKGFAAQAAVAMELAGRRRDAEQITLLEDRDRIARDLHDLAIQRLFATGMTLQSAGRFIDHSGAKERVLRAVDDLDETIKIIRSTIFGLRAHDEEAGAGLRTRAVQVVGEAAPVLGFAPGVRMEGLLDTHVSRETADEVVAVLSEALTNVARHAHADRAEVALETDGRSVRLTVADNGVGIPADGRRSGLANMAERARRLGGGLEWTTPEGGGTRLVWHAPVSTEESPRPSPAE; encoded by the coding sequence GTGCGGCTGCCGCAGTTGCGGTTGGACGAGTTGCTGGGGGAGCTGCAGGCGCGTCTGGACGCGGCGCGGGGTACCCGCGACCGGGTGCACAGTCTGCTGGAGGCTGTCCTCGCGGTCGGCCGGGAGCTCGACCTGGAGCAGGTGCTGTACAGCATCGTGGACGCCGCGGCGACGCTGGTGGACGCCGAGTACGCGGCGCTGGGCGTGATCGGTCCCGACGGCAGGCGGTTGTCGGCGTTCCACACGGTCGGTGTGGGCGAGGAGCAGATCGGGCGGATCGGCGCCTACCCCGAAGGGCACGGGATCCTGGGGGAGCTGATCCGGCATCCGGAACCGCTGCGGCTGGCGAAGCTGTCGGAGCATCCGGCGTCGTACGGCTTCCCGGAGCACCATCCGCCGATGAACACGTTCCTCGGCGTACCGATCCGGGTGCGGGAACAGGTCTTCGGCAACCTGTACCTGACCGAGAAGCGCGGCGGGCTGGAGTTCGACGAGGACGACGAGTCGGTGCTGGCCACGCTGGCCGTGGCGGCGGGCGTGGCGATCGACAACGCGCGGCTCTACGAGGAGTCGCGGCTGCGGGAGCGCTGGCTGCGGGCGATGGCGGAGATCACGCAGAGCCTGATGTCGGGTGCCGACCAGGCGGAGGTCCTCGGGCTGATCGCCGAGCGTGCGCGGGAGATCACGGGGGCGGCGCTGGCGGCGATGTCGACGCCGGTGAAGGGGACCGGCACGCTGAGTGTGGAGCTGGCGATCGGCCAGGAGGCGGATGCGCACCGGGGACTGGTGCTGCCGGTGCAGGGCACGCTGACCGGGGAGGCGTTCGCCGGCGGCGTACCGGTGAGCAGCCCGGACATCACGCGGGACCCGCGGGTGACGGCGGGGCCGCCGCGGTTTTCCGGCCTGGGTCCCGCGGTGGCGGTGCCGGTCGGCGATCCGGGCGATCATGTGCGCGGCGTGGTCCTGCTCGTGCGGGAGGCCGGCGGGACCGACTTCTCCGGCAAGGAGCTGGAGCTGCTGAAGGGATTCGCGGCGCAGGCCGCCGTGGCGATGGAACTCGCGGGACGGCGGCGGGACGCGGAGCAGATCACGCTGCTCGAGGACCGTGACCGGATCGCCAGGGACCTGCACGACCTGGCGATACAGCGGCTGTTCGCGACGGGTATGACGTTGCAGAGCGCGGGCCGGTTCATCGACCATTCGGGCGCCAAGGAGCGGGTGCTGCGGGCCGTCGACGACCTGGACGAGACCATCAAGATCATCAGGTCGACGATCTTCGGTCTGCGGGCGCACGACGAGGAGGCGGGCGCCGGACTGCGGACGCGGGCGGTGCAGGTGGTCGGGGAGGCCGCGCCGGTGCTGGGGTTCGCGCCCGGTGTGCGGATGGAGGGGCTGCTGGACACCCATGTGTCCCGGGAGACCGCGGACGAGGTGGTGGCGGTCCTGTCGGAGGCGCTGACGAACGTCGCCCGGCACGCGCACGCCGACCGTGCGGAGGTGGCGCTGGAGACCGACGGCAGGAGCGTGCGGCTGACGGTCGCCGACAACGGCGTGGGGATTCCCGCCGACGGGCGCCGCAGCGGGCTGGCCAACATGGCCGAGCGGGCCCGCAGACTGGGCGGCGGCCTGGAGTGGACCACACCCGAGGGCGGAGGCACCAGGCTGGTCTGGCACGCGCCGGTGAGCACGGAGGAGTCCCCGCGGCCTTCACCGGCGGAGTGA
- a CDS encoding universal stress protein, translated as MQPSEPRRRVVVGVDGSPSSCAALRWAAEYARLVGGVVEAIHAWDTPSAVGWTGPAIDPEFDLEQARERFAEGLRSVFADDRPAHLVEYLVEGDPSEVLIRASEGADVLVVGSRGRGGFARAMLGSVSQRCAQHAACPVVVVRAEHERHG; from the coding sequence ATGCAACCCTCCGAACCGCGACGCCGGGTGGTCGTGGGCGTGGACGGTTCACCGTCCTCCTGCGCGGCGCTGCGCTGGGCGGCGGAGTACGCCCGACTTGTCGGCGGCGTCGTGGAGGCGATCCACGCCTGGGACACCCCGTCGGCCGTCGGCTGGACCGGACCCGCGATCGATCCCGAGTTCGACCTGGAGCAGGCCCGAGAGCGCTTCGCGGAGGGACTGCGCAGCGTCTTCGCGGACGACCGCCCGGCGCACCTGGTGGAGTACCTGGTCGAGGGCGATCCGTCCGAAGTGCTGATCCGCGCCTCGGAGGGGGCGGACGTCCTCGTCGTGGGCAGCCGGGGCCGCGGCGGCTTCGCCCGCGCGATGCTGGGCTCGGTCAGCCAGCGCTGCGCCCAGCACGCGGCCTGCCCGGTGGTCGTGGTGCGCGCGGAGCACGAACGGCACGGCTGA
- a CDS encoding universal stress protein, giving the protein MPRTVTVGLDGSPESRAAAEWAAREAKLLGLPVRLVHVWEPVPGPLAQAPLLGAETYRHWTERVPREAAEGLRLRHPGVEVRTGHLPGRPAEILTDEAADAELLVLGSRALGGVGGFLAGSVGLSVVAHAERPVVLVRAREQAADEHEMDPAGIPSAAAAFRPVVLGLDTAHPDEDLIRFAFEAAARRGTSLRVVHGWYPPLYYGYGVPADAELLTSPAVAEAAGLTEALCPWRRKYPDVEVAEGSRPGGAADLLVDASHEASLVVVGRRERRNLLGTRIGQVTHAVLHHAAAPVAVVPHP; this is encoded by the coding sequence ATGCCCCGCACCGTAACCGTCGGTCTCGACGGTTCTCCCGAGAGCCGGGCAGCCGCCGAATGGGCGGCGCGGGAGGCGAAGCTGCTCGGGCTGCCGGTGCGGCTCGTCCATGTGTGGGAGCCGGTGCCCGGTCCCCTGGCGCAGGCACCGCTGCTCGGCGCGGAGACGTATCGGCACTGGACCGAGCGGGTGCCCCGCGAGGCCGCCGAGGGGCTGCGGTTGCGCCATCCGGGTGTCGAGGTGCGCACCGGGCACCTTCCCGGCCGTCCCGCCGAGATCCTCACCGACGAGGCGGCCGACGCCGAACTGCTCGTACTGGGCTCGCGCGCCCTCGGCGGGGTCGGCGGCTTCCTGGCCGGCTCGGTCGGGCTGTCCGTCGTGGCGCACGCCGAGCGGCCTGTCGTCCTGGTGCGGGCCAGGGAACAGGCCGCCGACGAGCACGAGATGGACCCCGCGGGCATTCCCTCCGCCGCGGCCGCCTTCCGGCCCGTCGTCCTGGGCCTGGACACCGCGCACCCGGACGAGGACCTGATTCGGTTCGCCTTCGAGGCGGCCGCCCGCCGCGGTACCTCGCTGCGCGTCGTGCACGGCTGGTACCCGCCGCTGTACTACGGCTACGGCGTGCCCGCCGACGCCGAACTGCTCACGTCGCCCGCGGTGGCCGAGGCCGCCGGACTGACCGAGGCCCTGTGCCCCTGGCGGCGGAAGTACCCGGACGTCGAGGTCGCCGAGGGCTCCCGCCCCGGCGGGGCCGCCGACCTGCTCGTCGATGCCTCCCACGAGGCATCCCTCGTCGTCGTGGGCCGGCGCGAGCGCCGCAACCTCCTGGGTACCCGTATCGGGCAGGTCACCCACGCCGTCCTCCACCACGCCGCCGCCCCCGTCGCGGTCGTCCCACACCCCTGA
- the adhP gene encoding alcohol dehydrogenase AdhP yields the protein MKAAVVRTFGEPLVVEERPDPEPGPGQVRVRVEACGLCHTDIHAAHGDWPVKPNPPFVPGHEGVGLVEKLGAGVTHLSVGQRVAMPWLGHACGRCEHCLSGWETLCEQQVNTGYGCDGGYAEKMLAWADFAQPVPDGVSALDAAPLTCAGVTTYKALKVAGVRPAQLVAVSGVGGLGHLAVQYAKIAGAGVAAIDVTDDKLELAAELGADILIDARTQDVGRELKRHGGAHAAIALAVNEAAFEAVASGLRRGGKLVMVALPAQGTVRVPIFDTVLGGTSVIGSIVGTRQDLAEVFQLHAEGRTRVIRESRPLSAVNESIDEVLRGQVKARIVFDLGEGG from the coding sequence ATGAAGGCTGCGGTCGTACGGACCTTCGGCGAACCGCTGGTCGTCGAGGAGCGCCCGGACCCCGAGCCCGGACCCGGCCAGGTCCGCGTCCGCGTCGAGGCGTGCGGGCTGTGCCACACCGACATCCACGCCGCGCACGGCGACTGGCCGGTCAAGCCGAACCCGCCGTTCGTGCCCGGCCACGAGGGCGTCGGCCTCGTGGAGAAGCTCGGCGCGGGTGTCACCCACCTGTCCGTGGGGCAGCGGGTGGCCATGCCGTGGCTCGGTCACGCCTGCGGCCGCTGCGAGCACTGCCTGTCCGGCTGGGAGACGCTCTGCGAGCAGCAGGTCAACACCGGATACGGCTGCGACGGCGGGTACGCCGAGAAGATGCTGGCCTGGGCCGACTTCGCGCAGCCGGTGCCCGACGGTGTCAGTGCCCTCGACGCGGCCCCGCTGACCTGCGCGGGCGTCACCACGTACAAGGCCCTCAAGGTCGCCGGCGTCCGGCCGGCCCAGCTCGTCGCCGTCTCCGGGGTCGGCGGACTCGGCCATCTGGCCGTCCAGTACGCGAAGATCGCCGGGGCCGGGGTCGCCGCGATCGACGTCACCGACGACAAGCTCGAACTCGCCGCCGAACTCGGCGCGGACATCCTGATCGACGCCCGTACCCAGGACGTCGGCCGGGAACTCAAACGGCACGGCGGCGCGCACGCGGCGATCGCCCTCGCGGTGAACGAGGCCGCCTTCGAGGCGGTCGCCTCCGGGCTGCGGCGCGGCGGCAAGCTCGTCATGGTCGCCCTGCCCGCGCAGGGCACGGTCCGGGTCCCGATCTTCGACACCGTGCTCGGCGGAACCTCGGTGATCGGCTCGATCGTCGGCACCCGGCAGGACCTCGCCGAGGTCTTCCAACTGCACGCGGAGGGCCGCACCCGGGTCATCCGGGAGAGCCGTCCGCTCAGCGCCGTCAACGAGTCCATCGACGAGGTACTGCGCGGTCAGGTCAAGGCCCGCATCGTGTTCGACCTCGGAGAGGGAGGATGA
- a CDS encoding universal stress protein, with translation MDLPLVVGVDGSESSLRAADWAADEAARRAVPLRVVYASLWARYEGAALARELGKPDDQVEAEEVVAAAARRARARHPDLPISRAALPEAPEYALVREGKNASALVVGARGRNAVVDLLLGSVSLFVAAHADCPVIVVRGSHDNQARTPVHGRIVLGVGDSSAAAVRFAAEEALRRGAELEAVRAWRCPAHETLDHPLIGGEPQRVYEEQAADALEAALRDLPPEVKVRRRTVEGPARRVLLAAAPGADLLVVGVRRRAGRFGLQLGRVAHTALHHSACPVAVVPERA, from the coding sequence ATGGATCTGCCGCTGGTCGTCGGAGTCGACGGTTCCGAATCGAGCCTGCGGGCCGCCGACTGGGCCGCCGACGAGGCCGCTCGGCGCGCGGTGCCGCTGCGCGTGGTGTACGCCTCGCTCTGGGCGCGCTACGAGGGCGCCGCGCTCGCGCGCGAACTCGGCAAGCCGGACGACCAGGTGGAGGCTGAGGAGGTCGTCGCGGCCGCCGCCCGGCGCGCCCGCGCCCGCCACCCCGACCTGCCGATCAGCAGGGCCGCGCTGCCCGAGGCGCCCGAGTACGCGCTGGTGCGGGAGGGCAAGAACGCCTCCGCCCTGGTCGTGGGCGCCCGCGGCCGCAACGCGGTCGTCGACCTGCTGCTCGGTTCGGTCAGCCTGTTCGTGGCCGCGCACGCCGACTGCCCCGTGATCGTGGTCCGCGGCAGCCACGACAACCAGGCCCGGACCCCGGTGCACGGCCGCATCGTCCTCGGTGTCGGGGACAGTTCCGCGGCCGCGGTGCGCTTCGCCGCCGAGGAGGCCCTGCGCCGCGGGGCCGAACTGGAGGCCGTACGGGCCTGGCGGTGCCCCGCGCACGAGACCCTCGACCATCCGCTGATCGGCGGGGAGCCTCAGCGGGTGTACGAGGAGCAGGCCGCTGACGCCCTGGAGGCCGCGCTGCGCGACCTGCCGCCGGAGGTGAAGGTGCGCCGGCGCACCGTGGAGGGGCCGGCCCGCCGGGTGCTGCTGGCCGCCGCGCCGGGCGCCGACCTGCTCGTGGTCGGAGTCCGGCGCCGGGCGGGGCGGTTCGGGCTCCAGCTCGGCCGGGTCGCCCACACCGCCCTGCACCACTCGGCCTGCCCGGTGGCCGTGGTGCCCGAACGGGCGTGA
- the ppk2 gene encoding polyphosphate kinase 2: MRADDGAALPRKTYESELLRLQTELVRLQEWVRVTGARLVVVFEGRDAAGKGGTIKRVTEHLNPRIARIVALPAPTERQRTQWYFQRYVEQLPAAGEIVLFDRSWYNRAGVEHVMGFCTKEEHQRFLRQCPIFERMLVEDGVLLRKYWFSVSDAVQQERFRRRLDDPLRRWKLSPMDLESITHWEAYSRAKDEMMVHTDISEAPWYVVESDDKRRARLNMIAHLLGTVPYHEVSPTVLRLPERPPPTGYERPPRDLQTYVPDHTAGL, translated from the coding sequence GTGAGGGCCGACGACGGGGCGGCGCTGCCGCGCAAGACCTACGAGAGCGAACTGCTGCGCCTTCAGACGGAGTTGGTGAGGCTCCAGGAGTGGGTGCGGGTCACCGGGGCCCGGCTGGTCGTGGTGTTCGAGGGCCGGGACGCGGCCGGCAAGGGCGGCACCATCAAGCGGGTGACCGAGCACCTCAACCCCCGCATCGCCCGGATCGTGGCGCTGCCCGCGCCGACCGAGCGCCAGCGCACCCAGTGGTACTTCCAGCGGTACGTCGAGCAACTTCCGGCCGCCGGTGAGATCGTGCTGTTCGACCGGTCCTGGTACAACCGGGCCGGGGTCGAGCACGTGATGGGCTTCTGCACCAAGGAGGAGCACCAGCGGTTCCTGCGCCAGTGCCCCATCTTCGAGCGGATGCTCGTGGAGGACGGGGTCCTGCTGCGCAAGTACTGGTTCTCGGTGAGCGACGCCGTGCAGCAGGAACGCTTCCGGCGCCGTCTGGACGACCCGCTGCGACGCTGGAAGCTGTCGCCGATGGACCTGGAGTCCATCACCCACTGGGAGGCGTACTCGCGGGCCAAGGACGAGATGATGGTGCACACGGACATCTCCGAGGCGCCGTGGTACGTGGTGGAGAGCGACGACAAGCGCCGCGCCCGGCTGAACATGATCGCCCATCTGCTCGGCACCGTGCCGTACCACGAGGTCTCACCGACGGTGCTGCGGTTGCCGGAGCGGCCGCCGCCGACCGGCTACGAGAGGCCGCCGCGCGATCTGCAGACCTACGTCCCCGATCACACGGCGGGCCTGTGA